The following coding sequences lie in one Zingiber officinale cultivar Zhangliang chromosome 2B, Zo_v1.1, whole genome shotgun sequence genomic window:
- the LOC122049654 gene encoding uncharacterized protein LOC122049654 yields the protein MELKEDASTSAGGGGGAVRRSPTKVRIIETQYVQADKRDFKWIVQRLTGKESSTTATAVAGAENIALDVAADRGTAAASTTGTESKKNPAVAGVDGGVEQGWERGAPADCSFIDELMEMLRD from the coding sequence ATGGAGCTCAAGGAGGACGCTTCGACGTCTGCCGGCGGCGGAGGCGGCGCCGTCAGACGGTCGCCTACGAAGGTGAGAATCATAGAGACACAGTACGTGCAGGCCGACAAGCGGGACTTCAAGTGGATTGTGCAGAGGCTGACGGGGAAAGAGTCATCGACCACGGCAACGGCGGTGGCGGGTGCAGAGAATATTGCATTAGATGTGGCGGCGGATAGAGGCACAGCCGCCGCCTCTACTACCGGCACGGAGAGTAAAAAGAATCCGGCGGTGGCTGGAGTTGACGGAGGAGTAGAGCAGGGATGGGAGAGAGGTGCGCCTGCAGATTGTTCATTTATAGATGAATTAATGGAGATGCTGCGAGATTAA
- the LOC122049656 gene encoding vesicle transport protein SFT2B-like encodes MERFKWIQRSLLGDDREQEDDLLGEFGDGSCSLSPLQRLYGFAASLVIGFAFMLLSLVVFYKPIKFAVLFTFGNLFAVGSTAFLIGPVQQARMMLDPVRVYATIIYVGSVVVALVCALWVHSKLLTVIAIVSEICALVWYSLSYVPFARRMVSELLISCCDTEL; translated from the exons ATGGAGAGGTTTAAGTGGATCCAACGATCACTTCTTGGCGACGATCGGGAACAAGAAGACGACCTGCTGGGTGAATTCGGCGATGGCTCCTGCTCCCTTTCCCCTCTCCAG AGATTGTATGGCTTCGCCGCGTCTCTTGTCATCGGATTTGCATTTATGCTGTTG TCCCTGGTTGTTTTCTATAAACCGATCAAGTTCGCCGTACTGTTCACCTTCGGGAATCTGTTTGCAGTGGGAAG CACAGCCTTCCTTATCGGGCCAGTACAGCAAGCAAGAATGATGCTTGATCCAGTGCGAGTTTATGCGACGATCATATATGTCGGCAGTGTTGTTGTTGCTCTTGTTTGTGCTCTTTGG GTTCATAGCAAATTGCTTACGGTGATTGCAATTGTAAGCGAAATCTGTGCTCTTGTATG GTACAGCTTGAGCTATGTTCCTTTTGCTCGGCGTATGGTCTCTGAGCTGCTTATAAGTTGTTGTGACACAGAGCTTTAA